A genomic stretch from Alloyangia pacifica includes:
- a CDS encoding DUF2383 domain-containing protein yields MKDAPIEPKAITASPQQLDLLNHLQARSIGARGWFEEMVEKSDPAFRFVAVRFHGLHVEQVQRLTSLITAVGGDADPSDNMSAALKRAGLSVRAVFGDIDGDMMDRIRESEAKVLAGFTEVIKAMEPSRYRDELVQMQAELQDLLQAVQSEERSLPETPKEE; encoded by the coding sequence ATGAAGGATGCCCCTATCGAGCCCAAGGCCATCACCGCCAGCCCGCAGCAACTCGATTTGCTGAACCACCTGCAGGCCCGCAGCATCGGCGCTCGCGGATGGTTCGAGGAAATGGTCGAGAAGTCCGACCCCGCGTTTCGTTTCGTTGCCGTCCGCTTCCACGGTCTGCACGTCGAGCAGGTCCAGCGCCTGACCTCGCTGATCACCGCTGTCGGCGGCGATGCCGACCCCTCTGACAACATGAGCGCCGCGCTGAAGCGTGCAGGCCTCTCGGTGCGCGCGGTCTTTGGCGACATCGATGGCGACATGATGGACCGGATTCGCGAGTCCGAGGCAAAGGTGCTCGCCGGCTTCACAGAGGTGATCAAGGCCATGGAGCCCTCGCGCTACCGCGACGAGCTGGTGCAGATGCAGGCCGAACTGCAGGATCTGCTGCAGGCGGTCCAAAGTGAAGAGCGCTCGCTTCCGGAAACGCCGAAGGAGGAATGA
- a CDS encoding response regulator transcription factor: protein MSAPLISILDDEPAIRAILSEALTEAGFRTMAFARATEFEAALKRATPDVCLVDLSLPDRDGLSLVHRLALEQGAVVIIVSGRAQVQDRVTGLELGADDYIIKPFDPAEVVARVRARLRGPRAAPSRGETARFAGWTAHFDRYALEDAEAQETPFSHAEGEVLRLFLESPKRLITRAHMQESLGGAAGESFDRAMDVRISRLRTKLREDPKNPRLIKTIYGAGYIFLGDVEWV, encoded by the coding sequence ATGAGCGCGCCGCTGATCTCCATCCTCGACGACGAGCCTGCAATCCGCGCGATCCTGTCGGAGGCGCTGACCGAGGCCGGTTTCCGCACCATGGCCTTTGCGCGCGCCACCGAGTTCGAGGCGGCGCTGAAACGCGCCACGCCCGACGTCTGCCTGGTCGATCTGAGCCTGCCGGATCGCGACGGCCTGAGCCTTGTGCACCGGCTGGCGCTGGAACAGGGGGCGGTGGTGATCATCGTCTCGGGGCGCGCGCAGGTGCAGGACCGGGTGACCGGGCTGGAGCTGGGCGCGGATGACTACATCATCAAACCTTTTGATCCGGCCGAGGTGGTGGCGCGGGTCCGCGCACGGCTGCGCGGCCCACGCGCCGCGCCCTCGCGCGGCGAGACCGCCCGTTTCGCCGGATGGACCGCGCATTTCGACCGCTACGCGCTGGAAGATGCCGAGGCGCAGGAAACCCCTTTCTCCCATGCAGAGGGAGAAGTGCTCCGGCTATTTCTGGAAAGCCCGAAACGGCTCATCACCCGCGCGCACATGCAAGAAAGCCTCGGCGGCGCGGCGGGCGAGAGTTTCGACCGGGCCATGGATGTGCGCATCTCGCGGCTGCGCACGAAGCTCCGCGAAGATCCGAAGAACCCGCGCCTGATCAAGACCATCTACGGCGCGGGCTATATCTTCCTCGGAGATGTGGAGTGGGTTTGA
- a CDS encoding PAS-domain containing protein, whose product MDKDALTQAGLNLIQQALSIYDRELKLAVCNRPFAQMFDLPGRLTRPGACFEDTIRHLVSAGEYGTVDDPEDFIRARVEQARAFAPHYMERTRANGRTISVEGAPLPQGGWVTVYTDITAVKAQEALLRTRSELLSEEVIRRSEALAASNRQLAATNAALEEARRELTEMEARTRLTTEMMPAHIARVDASGRYTYSNRRLSQVMPGRPSEITGLHISEALGPAYAKVRPHLERALEGAQSIFEFTDDGSSRRIRAVFTPDPAERGVYILSLDVTEETQARAALQHARRRELASQLTSGLAHDFSNLLTIILGMQSKLARMELPPEAADLAAGTLQAARRGGDLLDRIAGITSHRAWTPEPVSPADFLRDLQVLTGPTLPENVTLEISPAPEGAFLLDLGLLQDAALNLVLNARDACGAAGGRIRIEMRTVKDTWLELAVSDSGPGFSPEALKHGLDPFFTTKGGSGTGLGLAMVYDMVKLAGGTIKIGNTGPGARVTLRLPLRRAPPAQDRPRGLALLVEDDTELRTQLRDMLTGLGHAVVEASSVAEACALAEGLPLELVLSDLMLEGDAPGSALPTALPGLDVRLMTSLPPGDPRRVAAEAAAPVIAKPFTQGQLATFLSGAET is encoded by the coding sequence ATGGACAAGGACGCGCTCACACAGGCAGGGCTGAACCTGATCCAGCAGGCGCTCTCGATCTATGATCGCGAGCTGAAGCTGGCTGTCTGCAACCGCCCCTTCGCGCAGATGTTCGACCTGCCCGGGCGGCTCACACGGCCCGGCGCCTGCTTCGAGGACACCATCCGCCACCTCGTCAGCGCGGGCGAATATGGCACGGTGGACGATCCCGAGGATTTCATCCGGGCGCGGGTCGAGCAGGCCCGCGCCTTTGCCCCGCACTACATGGAGCGCACGCGCGCGAACGGCCGGACCATCTCGGTCGAAGGGGCACCGCTGCCGCAGGGCGGCTGGGTCACGGTTTACACCGACATCACCGCCGTGAAGGCGCAGGAGGCGCTGCTGCGCACCCGCTCGGAACTCCTGTCGGAAGAGGTGATCCGCCGCTCCGAGGCGCTGGCGGCCAGCAACCGCCAGCTCGCGGCCACCAACGCCGCACTGGAAGAGGCGCGACGCGAACTGACCGAAATGGAAGCGCGCACCCGCCTTACCACCGAGATGATGCCCGCCCATATCGCCCGGGTGGATGCCTCGGGGCGGTACACCTATTCCAACCGCCGCTTGTCGCAGGTGATGCCGGGGCGACCCTCGGAGATCACCGGGCTGCATATCTCCGAGGCCCTGGGGCCGGCCTACGCCAAGGTGCGCCCGCATCTTGAGCGCGCGCTCGAGGGCGCGCAGAGCATCTTCGAATTCACCGACGACGGCTCATCGCGACGCATACGCGCTGTCTTCACGCCCGATCCGGCGGAGCGCGGGGTCTATATTCTCTCGCTCGACGTGACCGAAGAGACGCAGGCCCGCGCCGCCCTGCAGCACGCCCGGCGGCGCGAGCTGGCGTCGCAGCTTACCTCGGGGCTGGCGCATGACTTTTCCAACCTTCTGACCATCATCCTCGGCATGCAATCGAAATTGGCGCGCATGGAGCTGCCGCCCGAGGCGGCGGACCTGGCGGCGGGCACGCTGCAGGCGGCGCGGCGCGGCGGCGATCTGCTGGACCGGATCGCCGGGATCACCTCGCACCGCGCCTGGACTCCCGAGCCCGTATCGCCCGCGGACTTCCTGCGCGATCTGCAGGTGCTGACCGGCCCGACCTTGCCAGAGAACGTCACGCTAGAGATCTCGCCCGCACCAGAGGGCGCCTTTCTGCTCGACCTCGGGCTGCTGCAGGATGCCGCGCTGAACCTCGTGCTCAACGCGCGGGACGCCTGCGGCGCGGCGGGCGGACGGATCCGGATCGAGATGCGCACCGTCAAGGACACCTGGCTGGAACTGGCGGTCAGTGACAGTGGCCCGGGGTTCTCGCCCGAGGCGCTGAAACACGGGCTCGATCCCTTCTTCACCACCAAGGGCGGCTCCGGAACGGGGCTGGGGCTGGCGATGGTCTACGACATGGTCAAGCTGGCAGGCGGGACGATCAAGATCGGCAACACCGGCCCAGGCGCCCGGGTCACCCTGCGCCTGCCGCTGCGCCGCGCGCCGCCGGCGCAGGACCGTCCGCGCGGGCTGGCACTGCTGGTCGAGGATGACACCGAGCTGCGCACCCAGCTCCGCGACATGCTCACCGGCCTCGGTCACGCGGTGGTCGAGGCGAGTTCGGTCGCCGAGGCCTGCGCCCTGGCCGAGGGACTGCCGCTCGAGCTGGTGCTGTCGGACCTGATGCTCGAGGGCGACGCGCCCGGCTCGGCCCTGCCCACCGCCCTGCCCGGGCTCGACGTGCGGTTGATGACCTCGCTGCCGCCAGGCGATCCGCGCCGCGTCGCCGCCGAGGCCGCGGCCCCGGTGATCGCCAAGCCCTTCACCCAAGGGCAGCTCGCCACCTTCCTGAGCGGGGCGGAGACATGA
- a CDS encoding AMP-binding protein: protein MSEGAAGLRSVPALLQRNASRFAGRPAYREKEFGIWQSWSWAETQEEIEAFALGLLNLGVAPGDHVAVIGRNRPTLYWSMVAAQMAGAVPVPLYQDAVAEEMEYVLQHCGARFVIAADQEQVDKVIEIQDDLNQFEHMIYVDPRGMRKYDHRALHDYAHVQAQGRAARDELIGELERRRDGLGYDDTCVMLYTSGTTGKPKGVVLSNRNIIETAKSSSEFDHLTPGEEVLAYLPMAWVGDFIFSIGQAYWNGFCVNCPESAETMMTDLREIAPSYYFAPPRVFETQLTQIMIRMEDAGAIKRKLFHHFLSHAKVVGPKILDGKPVGPMERLKYALGEFMVYGPLKNTLGFSRVRVGYTAGEAIGPEIFDFYRALGINLKQLYGQTEASVFITQQPDNEVRPDTVGVPSPGVEIRIAESGEVFYRSPGVFVEYYQNPDSTAGTKDAEGWVATGDAGFIEEATGHLRIIDRAKDVGKMADGALFAPKYVENKLKFYPNILEAVVFGNGRDRCSAFINIDLTAVGNWAERNNIAYASYQELAGHPKVLDMIQSHVEEVNASIAQDEMLSGCQIHRVLVLHKELDADDGELTRTRKVRRNIIAEKFADLLTALYDGSESIYTETEVTYEDGRKGRIKATLAIRDAQVVPVAPIKVAAE, encoded by the coding sequence ATGTCCGAGGGCGCGGCTGGTCTGCGCTCCGTTCCGGCCTTGTTGCAGCGCAATGCATCGCGCTTCGCCGGCAGGCCCGCCTATCGGGAAAAGGAATTCGGCATCTGGCAGAGCTGGAGCTGGGCCGAGACGCAGGAGGAGATCGAGGCCTTTGCGCTGGGTCTGCTGAACCTCGGCGTGGCGCCGGGCGACCACGTGGCGGTCATCGGGCGCAACCGTCCGACGCTCTACTGGTCGATGGTCGCGGCGCAGATGGCCGGGGCCGTGCCGGTGCCGCTCTATCAGGACGCGGTCGCCGAAGAGATGGAATACGTGCTGCAGCACTGCGGCGCGCGGTTCGTCATCGCCGCCGACCAGGAACAGGTCGACAAGGTCATCGAGATCCAGGACGACCTGAACCAGTTCGAGCACATGATCTACGTCGATCCGCGCGGCATGCGGAAATACGACCACCGCGCCCTGCACGACTACGCCCACGTGCAGGCGCAGGGCCGCGCCGCCCGCGATGAGCTGATCGGCGAACTCGAGCGACGCCGCGATGGCTTGGGTTACGACGACACCTGCGTGATGCTGTACACCTCGGGCACCACCGGCAAGCCCAAGGGCGTGGTGCTGTCGAACCGCAATATCATCGAGACCGCCAAGTCTTCGTCCGAATTCGACCACCTGACCCCCGGCGAGGAAGTTCTGGCCTACCTGCCGATGGCCTGGGTTGGCGATTTCATCTTCTCGATCGGACAGGCCTATTGGAACGGGTTCTGCGTGAACTGCCCCGAGTCCGCCGAGACGATGATGACCGATCTGCGCGAGATCGCGCCCAGCTATTATTTCGCGCCGCCAAGGGTTTTCGAAACGCAGCTCACGCAGATCATGATCCGGATGGAGGATGCGGGTGCGATCAAGCGCAAGCTCTTCCACCACTTCCTGAGCCACGCCAAGGTGGTCGGGCCGAAGATCCTCGACGGCAAGCCGGTGGGTCCGATGGAGCGTCTGAAGTATGCGCTTGGCGAGTTCATGGTCTACGGGCCGCTGAAAAACACGCTTGGCTTCAGCCGGGTCCGCGTCGGCTATACCGCGGGCGAGGCGATCGGGCCCGAGATCTTCGATTTCTACCGGGCGCTGGGGATCAACCTCAAGCAGCTCTACGGCCAGACCGAGGCCTCGGTCTTCATCACCCAGCAGCCGGACAACGAGGTGCGCCCAGACACCGTCGGCGTGCCATCGCCCGGCGTTGAGATCCGCATCGCCGAGAGCGGCGAGGTCTTCTACCGCTCGCCCGGTGTCTTCGTCGAATACTACCAGAATCCCGACAGTACCGCGGGCACCAAGGACGCCGAAGGCTGGGTCGCCACCGGCGACGCGGGTTTCATCGAGGAGGCGACGGGCCACCTGCGGATCATCGACCGGGCCAAGGACGTCGGCAAGATGGCGGATGGCGCGCTTTTCGCGCCCAAGTACGTCGAGAACAAGCTGAAGTTCTACCCCAACATCCTCGAGGCCGTGGTCTTCGGCAATGGCCGCGATCGCTGCTCTGCCTTCATCAACATCGACCTCACGGCGGTGGGGAACTGGGCCGAGCGCAACAATATCGCCTATGCCTCCTACCAGGAGCTGGCGGGGCACCCGAAGGTCCTGGACATGATCCAGAGCCATGTGGAGGAGGTGAACGCCTCGATTGCGCAGGACGAGATGCTCTCGGGCTGTCAGATCCACCGCGTCCTTGTGCTGCACAAGGAGCTCGATGCCGACGATGGCGAGCTCACACGCACCCGAAAGGTGCGCCGCAATATCATCGCCGAGAAATTCGCCGATCTGCTGACCGCCCTCTACGACGGTTCGGAGAGCATCTACACCGAGACCGAGGTCACCTACGAGGACGGGCGCAAGGGGCGGATCAAGGCGACGCTGGCGATCCGCGATGCGCAGGTGGTGCCGGTGGCACCGATCAAGG